One Tolypothrix bouteillei VB521301 DNA window includes the following coding sequences:
- a CDS encoding AAA-like domain-containing protein: MYKTRRNRGAILTSTGIKRLQSAILSLEIVENKGEHLSLEEISSRINISTRTLSKLWSLNGCVDQKTIKLCFSAFNLELHSEDYTIVNKANETETSDLLSTANIEENLSQRSELTSFVEEHHTQTEQIENLWSYPDGPVPLDSHFYIERPPLERKVYREVTTSGCVIRIRSPKQMGKSSLVLRLCAFAQKLGYQTVNLNCYQFDSESLTDLNKLLRRLCWKIATQLGIDPNLKEKWNEEIGYNLSSGFYLENYLLEQCQSPVVLVLNEIDRFFEYPHICQEFFALLRSWCEEARHNPKWQKLRLVMVYSTEDYISMDINLSPFNIGLPIRLNDFTQPQVEDLARRYGLDSFKAKDFAKLMSLVGGHPALIQISLYYLRSQEMTLQEIIEDAIANGGIYRYHLWRHWIKLQENPRLAKTYAEILAAKQGISLNPIDTYKLEGLGLICFEGDRILPRCEIYRTYFAKQLSLSGGEESLKALQGKDLLHLW; encoded by the coding sequence ATGTATAAAACTAGACGCAATCGAGGAGCTATACTGACTTCTACAGGAATTAAACGGTTACAATCAGCAATTCTTTCTTTGGAGATAGTAGAAAATAAAGGCGAACACTTGAGTTTAGAAGAAATAAGCTCGCGCATTAATATTTCTACTAGAACTTTGAGTAAATTATGGTCTTTAAATGGATGTGTAGATCAAAAAACTATAAAACTCTGTTTTAGCGCTTTTAATCTAGAACTACATAGCGAAGACTACACCATAGTTAACAAAGCAAATGAGACTGAAACATCTGACTTATTATCTACTGCAAATATAGAAGAAAATTTATCTCAACGTTCTGAATTAACCTCATTTGTCGAAGAACATCACACACAAACCGAACAGATAGAAAATCTTTGGTCATACCCGGATGGCCCCGTACCTTTAGATTCTCACTTTTATATTGAACGTCCTCCACTAGAGAGAAAGGTTTATCGAGAAGTAACTACTAGTGGCTGCGTGATTCGGATTAGATCTCCCAAACAAATGGGTAAAAGTTCTCTTGTATTGCGGCTTTGTGCTTTTGCACAGAAACTTGGGTATCAGACTGTGAATCTGAATTGCTACCAATTTGATAGTGAGAGTCTAACTGATTTAAATAAATTGTTGCGTCGTCTTTGCTGGAAAATTGCAACTCAGTTAGGTATTGACCCCAACCTCAAGGAAAAGTGGAATGAAGAAATTGGCTACAACTTGAGTAGCGGCTTCTATTTAGAAAACTATTTGCTTGAGCAATGTCAAAGCCCAGTGGTTTTAGTGTTGAATGAAATTGACCGTTTTTTTGAATATCCTCACATTTGTCAAGAGTTTTTTGCTTTATTGAGGTCATGGTGTGAGGAAGCACGACACAATCCTAAGTGGCAAAAGCTGAGATTAGTAATGGTTTACTCAACTGAAGACTATATCTCTATGGATATTAACCTCTCTCCTTTTAATATTGGCCTACCTATTCGTCTGAACGATTTTACTCAACCACAAGTAGAAGATTTAGCGAGACGGTATGGTTTAGACTCATTTAAAGCTAAAGATTTTGCCAAACTGATGTCGTTAGTAGGAGGACATCCCGCACTAATTCAGATTAGTTTGTACTATCTTAGGTCTCAAGAAATGACTCTGCAAGAAATAATAGAGGATGCGATCGCCAATGGTGGAATCTACCGCTATCATTTATGGCGACACTGGATCAAGCTGCAAGAAAATCCTAGATTAGCAAAGACCTATGCTGAAATTCTGGCAGCAAAACAAGGTATTTCTCTTAATCCTATTGACACTTACAAGCTTGAAGGTTTGGGATTAATTTGCTTTGAAGGCGATCGCATCTTACCGCGTTGCGAAATCTACCGCACTTATTTTGCAAAACAGCTATCCCTGTCGGGGGGAGAAGAAAGTTTGAAAGCTTTACAGGGTAAAGATTTGCTCCATTTATGGTAA
- a CDS encoding DUF1565 domain-containing protein, producing MVHSTLVATLYVDPVMGNDANSGTRSNPYRTLTRALKATASAKMIQLAPGTYSTISGEVFPLVIPNGVMVLGNEATKGKGILISGNGEYHSQSFGTQNITLLLQADAQLIGVTLTNPMAKGTGVWIESASPTLANNTFTQCGREGVFVSETAEPAIRDNVFVQNTTGGLVMARYSKGEVLRNVLQKNALGIAISDFAAPLVAYNKVSENRTGMAFSRSAHPVLRHNIIENNIQDGLLVNGEATPDLGSTQDPAGNVFRNNGQVNVRNVTSKKLVSVGNHLLESEVQGLVEFVELVENPEKIVFFNTNFPDMAGHWATAFVEGLFSKNLISPFPDGTFQPDAFMTRAQYAALVAVAFHPVAKRQVPEFTDISQEYWAYDAIRVAAQSGFVSGFSNRTFRPEQPVLRLQAIVSLVSGLSLSATFSEDLVNYSDRDTIPKAALTVVATATHNKIIVNFPDPKLIEGNREATRAEVAAMVYQALVAIGTAPAIHSPYIVSLPIMEVE from the coding sequence ATGGTTCACTCTACCCTTGTAGCAACACTCTATGTTGACCCAGTAATGGGGAATGATGCCAATTCTGGAACACGGTCAAACCCCTATCGAACTCTGACCCGTGCTTTAAAAGCAACGGCATCAGCTAAAATGATTCAGCTTGCACCCGGAACTTACAGCACTATAAGTGGTGAAGTATTTCCCCTTGTGATTCCAAATGGGGTAATGGTGCTTGGGAATGAAGCAACCAAAGGTAAAGGTATTTTGATTTCCGGAAATGGTGAGTATCACAGCCAAAGTTTTGGTACGCAGAATATTACACTGCTGTTACAGGCTGATGCTCAATTAATAGGTGTAACACTTACAAATCCCATGGCAAAGGGAACTGGTGTTTGGATTGAATCTGCTTCCCCAACTTTGGCTAACAACACCTTTACTCAGTGCGGTCGTGAAGGGGTGTTTGTAAGCGAGACTGCCGAACCAGCGATTCGGGATAACGTATTTGTGCAAAATACGACTGGTGGTTTGGTGATGGCACGTTATAGCAAGGGGGAAGTGTTGCGAAATGTTTTGCAAAAAAATGCTTTAGGGATAGCAATTAGCGATTTTGCTGCGCCTTTAGTAGCTTATAACAAAGTATCAGAAAACCGCACGGGAATGGCATTCTCACGCAGTGCTCATCCCGTGTTGCGTCACAATATTATAGAAAATAATATTCAAGATGGGTTATTAGTAAATGGTGAGGCAACTCCCGATTTAGGCAGCACTCAAGACCCCGCAGGTAATGTTTTTCGCAATAATGGTCAAGTGAATGTACGTAATGTCACTTCTAAAAAATTAGTTTCCGTGGGAAATCATCTGTTAGAGAGCGAAGTACAAGGATTGGTTGAGTTTGTAGAACTAGTAGAAAATCCTGAAAAAATAGTATTTTTTAATACAAATTTTCCGGATATGGCTGGGCATTGGGCAACGGCTTTTGTAGAAGGGTTGTTCAGTAAAAACTTGATAAGTCCTTTTCCAGATGGTACTTTCCAACCAGATGCGTTCATGACTCGCGCTCAGTACGCCGCTTTGGTAGCAGTTGCTTTTCATCCTGTTGCCAAACGCCAGGTTCCCGAATTTACAGATATTTCACAAGAGTACTGGGCTTATGATGCTATTCGCGTTGCCGCCCAGTCCGGTTTTGTCAGTGGCTTTAGCAATCGTACCTTTCGACCAGAGCAACCTGTCTTGAGATTGCAGGCGATCGTTTCCTTAGTGAGTGGGCTTTCCCTGTCGGCAACATTTAGCGAGGACTTGGTTAATTATAGCGATCGCGATACCATTCCCAAAGCAGCTTTGACTGTTGTTGCGACGGCAACACATAATAAAATTATTGTTAATTTTCCCGATCCCAAGCTTATTGAAGGGAATCGAGAAGCAACACGAGCTGAAGTAGCAGCAATGGTTTACCAGGCTTTGGTAGCAATCGGAACAGCCCCTGCTATTCATTCGCCTTATATCGTTTCTCTACCCATAATGGAAGTAGAATAA
- a CDS encoding Rieske 2Fe-2S domain-containing protein, which translates to MKPEFNFFQHWYPLSPIEDLEPKKPTPVTLLGLRLVIWKPKSSQTFQVFLDQCPHRLAPLSEGRIDEKTGNLMCSYHGWQFDKQGICTHIPQAENPELVSKNKEILCAVALPVRQQQDLLWVWPDVKSTQQATNTPLPLSPKIDASIGFVWTSFVRDLEYDWQTLIENVADPSHVPFSHHGVQGDRAKARPIEFKIEQSTANLIEVTTFGRVQRKITFEPPCRLEYTFSFSDSSKQFGFVSYCIPVSPGKSRIIILFARNFATKLFRLQPRWWEHINDRNLVIDGDMVLLMQQEHFLQQRQTTQSWKTAYQLPTSADRLIIEFRSWFDRYCHGQLPWSEVGIEVPLTRNINNDRQHILDRYKQHTQHCHSCRKALLVVECLQAVLLIYFIVTVCAVALFPDELRLTLGLPLIAISLLSLGAYAWLRFWLHPRFYFVDYIHARR; encoded by the coding sequence ATGAAACCGGAATTCAATTTTTTTCAGCATTGGTATCCCCTATCACCAATCGAAGACTTAGAACCCAAAAAACCAACACCAGTAACACTTTTGGGGCTGCGTTTAGTGATCTGGAAACCCAAATCATCCCAAACTTTTCAAGTATTTTTAGATCAATGTCCCCACCGCCTTGCACCCTTAAGTGAGGGACGCATTGATGAGAAAACGGGGAATTTAATGTGTAGTTATCATGGTTGGCAATTTGACAAGCAAGGAATTTGCACTCATATTCCCCAAGCAGAAAATCCAGAACTTGTGAGCAAGAATAAAGAAATTCTGTGTGCTGTAGCACTACCAGTCCGTCAGCAACAGGATTTACTCTGGGTTTGGCCAGATGTAAAATCAACTCAACAAGCTACTAATACACCCTTACCTTTGTCACCCAAAATAGATGCTAGCATTGGCTTTGTTTGGACTTCTTTTGTACGGGATTTAGAGTATGACTGGCAAACTCTTATAGAAAATGTGGCAGATCCGAGTCATGTTCCATTTTCTCATCATGGCGTGCAAGGCGATCGCGCAAAAGCCAGACCAATTGAGTTTAAAATTGAGCAATCAACAGCCAATTTGATTGAAGTGACAACATTTGGACGTGTTCAAAGAAAAATCACTTTTGAACCACCTTGTCGCTTAGAGTATACTTTCAGTTTTAGTGATAGTAGCAAACAGTTTGGATTTGTTAGCTACTGTATACCTGTATCTCCAGGTAAGTCTAGAATTATTATTTTATTTGCCCGTAACTTCGCCACAAAACTCTTTCGTCTCCAACCCCGGTGGTGGGAACATATTAACGATCGCAATTTGGTAATTGATGGAGATATGGTTCTTCTTATGCAGCAAGAGCATTTTCTTCAGCAAAGACAAACTACCCAAAGTTGGAAAACCGCCTATCAGTTACCGACAAGTGCAGACCGTTTAATTATTGAGTTTAGAAGTTGGTTCGATCGCTACTGTCACGGACAACTACCTTGGAGTGAAGTTGGAATCGAAGTTCCACTCACAAGGAATATCAATAACGATCGCCAACACATCCTCGATCGCTACAAGCAACACACCCAACATTGTCATAGCTGTCGGAAAGCACTTTTAGTTGTAGAATGCTTACAAGCAGTGCTTTTAATCTACTTTATTGTTACTGTTTGCGCTGTTGCTCTCTTTCCTGATGAATTGCGACTGACTCTGGGTTTACCCTTAATTGCGATCTCACTACTCAGTCTAGGAGCTTACGCTTGGCTAAGATTCTGGCTTCATCCAAGATTTTACTTTGTAGACTACATACATGCACGCAGATAG
- a CDS encoding S10 family peptidase: MPDTPNSPTSRKSSTTEHTLLLGDRQIRYTAASEWQTLFEQEKPVAEMFHVAYLAADEETSQRPLTFVFNGGPGAASAYLHMGALGPKRISFGERGSLPKPPVRLVDNAESWLSFTDLVFVDPIGTGFSRTIPQDKDTQGKDSEKANPQEANKPKETEFWAVERDLKALGEFIQRFLSQKKRWLSPIFIAGESYGGFRVARLARTLQQEFGVGLSGAILISPALEFSLLEGSDYNLTSWATLIPSFAAAAAHHGRAQWAGEPGNLQAHVAAAEQFARATLIPFLALGNTMTSEERQKVYQQLAGLIGLPVTLVERQAARIGIEVFARELLRDRQRIVGLYDASITAIDPFPDRITYEGTDPTLGGLDRLFTGAINSHLRDTLGVETDLSYHLLNFEVFKAWKFEIQGEFKQGFLGSVDDLRVGMALNPYMQVYITHGFFDLVTPYFSSNHLADLMKLDPEIRSNLTLKNFQGGHMFYAWDESRASWFADMNAFYQNATA, translated from the coding sequence ATGCCCGATACTCCTAATTCTCCCACAAGTCGCAAGTCCAGTACAACCGAGCATACACTATTGCTTGGCGATCGCCAGATCCGCTACACGGCTGCTTCTGAGTGGCAAACTCTGTTCGAGCAGGAAAAACCTGTTGCCGAAATGTTTCACGTGGCTTATTTAGCTGCAGATGAAGAAACATCGCAAAGACCGCTCACTTTCGTCTTTAATGGTGGTCCGGGCGCGGCTTCTGCTTATCTGCATATGGGAGCATTGGGTCCGAAGCGCATTTCTTTTGGAGAGCGTGGCAGCTTGCCCAAACCTCCCGTTCGCTTGGTAGATAATGCCGAAAGTTGGCTGAGCTTTACAGATTTGGTTTTTGTCGATCCTATAGGTACTGGCTTTAGCCGCACCATACCTCAAGACAAAGATACTCAGGGTAAAGACAGCGAGAAAGCCAACCCTCAGGAGGCTAATAAACCCAAGGAAACGGAATTTTGGGCAGTTGAGCGAGACCTGAAAGCACTCGGAGAATTTATCCAACGATTTCTCTCGCAAAAGAAGCGGTGGCTGTCCCCCATCTTTATTGCAGGAGAAAGTTACGGTGGTTTTCGAGTGGCAAGGTTAGCCCGCACGCTACAGCAGGAATTCGGTGTTGGTCTTTCCGGTGCCATTTTGATTTCTCCAGCTTTGGAATTTAGTTTGCTTGAAGGTAGCGATTATAACCTAACATCTTGGGCAACCCTGATTCCCTCCTTTGCCGCCGCCGCCGCCCATCACGGTCGCGCTCAATGGGCAGGAGAACCAGGCAATTTACAAGCTCACGTAGCAGCTGCGGAACAATTTGCCCGCGCAACTCTGATTCCATTTTTGGCATTGGGAAATACTATGACATCTGAGGAACGCCAGAAGGTGTATCAGCAGCTAGCAGGGTTGATCGGTTTACCCGTGACACTTGTTGAGAGACAAGCAGCGAGAATCGGGATTGAAGTCTTTGCCAGAGAACTGTTGCGCGATCGCCAACGGATTGTGGGACTGTATGATGCTTCAATAACCGCGATCGATCCTTTTCCCGATCGCATAACATACGAGGGAACCGACCCCACTCTTGGTGGATTGGATCGCTTGTTTACCGGCGCTATTAACAGTCACTTACGAGATACCCTTGGTGTTGAAACCGATTTGTCTTACCATCTGTTGAACTTTGAAGTATTTAAAGCTTGGAAATTTGAAATTCAAGGAGAGTTTAAGCAGGGCTTCCTTGGATCGGTAGATGATTTGCGAGTGGGAATGGCTTTAAACCCTTACATGCAGGTATACATCACCCATGGATTCTTTGATTTGGTAACCCCCTATTTCTCCTCCAACCATTTAGCAGATTTGATGAAATTAGATCCAGAGATTCGCTCTAATCTGACTCTCAAAAATTTTCAAGGTGGCCATATGTTCTACGCCTGGGATGAATCTCGCGCTTCCTGGTTTGCCGATATGAACGCCTTTTACCAAAATGCAACGGCTTGA
- a CDS encoding AAA-like domain-containing protein, whose amino-acid sequence MRYQVGGSLRSDDPTYVTRQADEQLYACLKAGHFCYVFNSRQMGKSSLLQRTSYRLKEEGHSCVYLDMTRLGIEDTAPDQWYKGLIISLFYSLKLGSQIDFQHWWEMQAGISPVQKLQLFVEDILLPNLKSDSFLDGKAKRIFIFIDEIDSLLSLNFPINDFFGWIRQCYNLRPHNSKFERLGFALFGVASPSDLIADKRRTPFNLGKAIELQGFDLHEATPLLPGLAEVISQPQAILQEIIHWTGGQPFLTQKLCELITDVAFETATGMITLPPGTEVLWVEELVKTRIIQNWQSQDEPEHLRTIRDRLLFDEQQAGRLLGIYQQVLQAQEALEQGNPGAGESRSTGEEFSPLLVVSLVPSDDSREQTQLLLSGLVEKYNGYLKIKNPIYRNVFNAQWVLRQLDNLRPYSQTFNAWVASGYKDESRLLRGQALKDTQNWSQGKSLSDLDYQFLAASAECDRREVQMALEASRALEIEARLAQERKTALEVEARLAQEKKTALLQKYLLIVVTIGLLVSSSLGIGSFILYRQTRTSETQAKNSEIQALVSSSVGLFASNRRLDALVEAIKAKKRLQKLGKSNTNLAPQVENALQQAVYGADEYNRFSGHTAAVLAVDVSPDSSLIASASLDQTIKLWRRDGTLVATLKGHTATVRAVDFSPDGQILASASEDGTIKLWQLDGKLLRTLKGHTASLWGVAFSPDGQFLASSSFDRTVKIWQRDGKLLRTFQGYKQGFWRVAFSPSGNIVAAASVDKTVKLWQRDGAGWQNAKSLQTLIGHTSWVVGVAFSPDGQTIASASEDKTVKLWQRDSSDGSYRQYKTLKGHIAGIWGVAWSPDSQTIASASFDKTVKLWSIDGTELRTLRGHSASVWGVAFSPDSSFIASAGAENVVRLWQSENPFQKSIIAHQSGIWSIAITSDSSTIATASHENTAKLWNRQGKLLKTFTESKTVVFDVSFSQDGKLIALAAYDETVKLKKPDGTSVATYKIPFGKLLAGVLSPDGQAIAMANVDKIIHVWVRDRPAPQILKGHQAEVWQVVFSPDSRFIGSASGDSTAKLWTVDGEPALREGFPPQATGEPRRGKLFRTFVGHSATVWRVAFSPDGKMVATGSGDNTVKLWNLEGKLLRTFKGHTAAIWGVAFSPDGKILASGSVDATVKLWKLDGTEIKTLRGHTAAIRQIAISPDGSVLASGGDDNTLTIWNLQRILYLDSLSYGCKLIQDYLKTNTAVEKGSSSLCNDSQNY is encoded by the coding sequence ATGAGATATCAAGTAGGGGGTAGTCTCCGCAGTGACGATCCCACATACGTTACCCGTCAGGCAGATGAACAACTCTATGCCTGCTTGAAAGCAGGCCATTTTTGTTATGTCTTCAACTCTCGTCAGATGGGCAAGTCATCGTTACTACAGCGTACAAGCTATCGGCTTAAGGAAGAAGGGCATAGCTGTGTTTACTTAGATATGACTCGCTTGGGTATTGAAGATACTGCACCAGATCAATGGTACAAGGGCCTTATTATCAGCTTATTCTATAGCTTAAAATTAGGGTCGCAAATCGACTTTCAACATTGGTGGGAAATGCAAGCAGGTATTTCCCCCGTGCAAAAACTACAGCTATTTGTTGAAGATATCTTATTACCAAATCTTAAAAGCGATTCTTTCCTAGACGGCAAAGCCAAACGCATTTTCATCTTTATTGATGAAATTGATAGTTTGCTGAGTTTAAATTTTCCAATTAATGATTTTTTTGGTTGGATTCGTCAGTGCTATAATCTACGACCACATAACTCAAAGTTTGAACGTTTGGGATTTGCACTATTTGGTGTAGCAAGTCCCTCTGACTTGATTGCAGATAAACGTCGCACGCCCTTTAATCTTGGTAAAGCAATTGAATTACAAGGCTTTGATCTGCATGAAGCCACGCCGTTGCTTCCAGGATTAGCAGAAGTAATTAGTCAACCACAAGCAATACTACAAGAGATTATTCATTGGACAGGGGGACAACCGTTTCTCACACAAAAACTCTGTGAGTTAATTACCGATGTTGCTTTTGAAACTGCCACAGGAATGATTACCCTACCTCCAGGTACAGAAGTATTGTGGGTAGAGGAATTAGTAAAAACGCGTATTATTCAAAATTGGCAGTCACAAGACGAACCCGAACATTTGCGTACTATTCGCGATCGCCTTTTATTTGACGAACAACAAGCAGGGCGGTTGTTGGGTATTTATCAACAGGTGTTGCAAGCACAAGAAGCTCTTGAGCAGGGGAACCCAGGAGCAGGGGAATCCAGGAGTACGGGAGAAGAGTTTTCCCCTCTACTTGTTGTTTCTCTTGTTCCATCTGATGACAGTCGAGAACAGACACAACTGTTGTTGTCTGGTTTAGTAGAAAAATACAATGGTTATCTCAAAATTAAAAATCCCATTTATCGGAATGTTTTTAATGCCCAATGGGTATTAAGACAATTAGATAACCTCCGTCCCTACTCACAAACATTCAACGCTTGGGTAGCATCGGGTTACAAAGATGAATCGCGTCTGTTGCGAGGACAAGCTTTAAAAGACACTCAAAATTGGTCGCAGGGCAAAAGTCTGAGCGATTTAGATTATCAATTTTTAGCCGCGAGTGCGGAATGCGATCGCCGTGAAGTGCAAATGGCATTGGAGGCTTCCCGGGCTCTAGAGATAGAAGCAAGATTAGCACAAGAGAGGAAAACGGCTCTAGAGGTAGAAGCACGACTAGCACAAGAGAAAAAAACAGCTTTATTGCAGAAATATCTACTAATTGTAGTAACTATTGGGTTGCTAGTTTCTAGTAGTTTGGGAATAGGAAGTTTTATTTTGTATCGCCAGACTCGCACAAGTGAAACTCAAGCTAAAAACAGTGAAATTCAGGCGCTTGTATCTTCTTCTGTTGGATTGTTTGCCTCGAATCGTAGATTGGATGCGCTTGTAGAAGCAATCAAAGCCAAAAAAAGACTACAAAAATTAGGTAAATCAAATACAAATCTTGCACCTCAAGTGGAAAATGCACTGCAACAAGCAGTTTATGGAGCAGATGAGTACAACCGTTTTTCGGGTCATACAGCAGCTGTTCTAGCTGTAGATGTCAGTCCTGACAGTTCTCTAATTGCCTCAGCAAGTCTAGATCAAACAATCAAGCTTTGGCGACGTGATGGTACACTAGTTGCAACTCTCAAAGGTCATACCGCAACAGTTAGGGCAGTCGATTTTAGCCCTGACGGTCAGATACTTGCCTCAGCCAGTGAAGATGGCACTATTAAACTTTGGCAGCTAGATGGCAAGCTGCTAAGAACTCTCAAAGGTCACACAGCTTCACTCTGGGGAGTCGCGTTTAGTCCCGATGGTCAGTTTCTTGCCTCTAGTAGTTTCGACAGAACGGTGAAAATTTGGCAGCGAGACGGTAAGTTGCTAAGGACGTTTCAAGGTTACAAACAGGGGTTTTGGAGAGTCGCTTTTAGTCCTAGTGGTAATATCGTTGCTGCCGCAAGTGTAGACAAAACAGTAAAACTTTGGCAGCGAGACGGTGCAGGTTGGCAAAACGCCAAATCTTTACAAACTCTCATTGGTCACACTAGTTGGGTTGTAGGAGTCGCTTTCAGCCCTGACGGTCAGACGATTGCTTCAGCAAGTGAAGACAAAACAGTAAAACTTTGGCAGCGAGACAGCAGTGATGGAAGCTACCGCCAGTATAAAACTCTTAAAGGTCACATTGCTGGCATTTGGGGAGTAGCATGGAGTCCTGATAGTCAAACTATTGCTTCCGCCAGTTTCGACAAAACGGTTAAACTATGGAGCATTGATGGGACAGAACTAAGAACGCTTAGAGGGCATAGTGCATCCGTTTGGGGAGTCGCTTTTAGTCCCGATAGCAGCTTTATTGCTTCGGCGGGGGCAGAAAACGTTGTCAGACTCTGGCAGAGTGAGAACCCATTCCAAAAGTCTATCATTGCCCATCAGTCCGGGATTTGGTCAATAGCTATTACTTCCGACAGTTCAACAATCGCCACAGCTAGCCACGAAAACACCGCTAAACTTTGGAATCGCCAAGGCAAATTACTCAAAACTTTTACTGAATCTAAGACTGTAGTCTTCGATGTTTCATTTAGTCAAGATGGTAAGTTAATTGCTCTTGCCGCTTACGATGAAACAGTAAAACTCAAGAAGCCAGACGGGACTAGTGTTGCTACTTACAAGATTCCTTTCGGTAAGCTATTGGCAGGAGTATTGAGTCCTGACGGACAAGCGATCGCAATGGCAAATGTTGACAAAATCATTCATGTATGGGTTAGAGATCGCCCTGCGCCACAGATCCTTAAAGGACATCAGGCGGAAGTTTGGCAAGTCGTATTTAGTCCGGATAGTCGCTTCATTGGTTCAGCCAGTGGTGATAGTACTGCTAAACTATGGACGGTAGATGGTGAGCCAGCGCTGCGGGAGGGTTTCCCTCCGCAGGCGACTGGCGAACCCCGAAGGGGTAAGTTGTTTAGAACTTTTGTAGGACACTCAGCAACAGTATGGAGAGTTGCCTTTAGCCCAGACGGTAAAATGGTAGCGACTGGAAGTGGCGACAATACTGTTAAGCTATGGAATCTTGAAGGCAAGTTGCTGAGAACTTTCAAAGGCCACACTGCCGCGATTTGGGGAGTTGCGTTTAGTCCTGATGGGAAAATACTTGCTTCTGGTAGCGTAGATGCTACTGTCAAACTTTGGAAGCTTGATGGTACGGAAATAAAGACCCTTAGAGGACATACTGCAGCGATTAGACAAATCGCTATCAGTCCCGATGGAAGTGTTCTAGCTTCAGGGGGTGATGATAACACGCTCACTATTTGGAACTTGCAGCGAATTCTTTACTTAGATTCACTGAGTTATGGTTGCAAGTTAATACAGGACTATTTAAAAACTAACACAGCAGTTGAGAAAGGCTCAAGCTCACTCTGCAATGACTCTCAGAACTATTAA